From Silurus meridionalis isolate SWU-2019-XX chromosome 14, ASM1480568v1, whole genome shotgun sequence, a single genomic window includes:
- the foxred2 gene encoding FAD-dependent oxidoreductase domain-containing protein 2 isoform X1, with product MGLSLSVSCLLSLISLVLSVLGERSDSSIHHHDYCVLGAGPAGLQMGYFLSRSQRDYIILERNSGPGSFFRKFPRHRKLISINKIFTGRQNREFNLRHDWNSLLSHRPDLLFQRFSQDLYPKADVYPHYLSVFAQELGLQVKYNTDIGNIQALQFEGSGHKGYMLTDQHGVDYKCRVLLVATGLWVPEEVNFVGSNLVEGYESISTDPEDYKDQAVLILGKGNSAFETAQSILGRASRIHLYSPSPVRLAWQTHYVGDLRAVNNELLDTYQLKSLDGLVEGRLEDIAIVRGVGMKRRAGKKTRRKFSEKKEQLYLTLSELLDSRNVSQGTNISVENLPGYHDDNFSLRQPYDRVIRCLGFRFNFTIFNVSACPPRSSVARGRMPTVTAWYEGRGTPNLFILGTAAHSRDYRMSAGGFIHGFRYTVRAVHKVLDQRYHNNAWPVTKLHTSHLLPWILNRVNEASGPYQMFGVLGDIVLLQGAHCEYLEEFPVQALPHFAALSGRHVSQYGILVVIMQYGMNHTDTLGPGRAESEWTNAWKSNFLHPVIYYYRRLPTERDMKQRPAGWLLPRPDAVHHMVEDFLTEWDQPVSHSQPLRRFLEHCLQTDLRAFYAESCFQLSLTNLKPPIFCLQGYLNKGGIVGNRHLWQHAHEAGLMPKHHRLDLPANDGSFSENLSNAGATVTSTINSEL from the exons ATGGGGCTGAGCCTGTCAGTCAGCTGCCTCCTGTCACTCATTTCTCTGGTTCTAAGTGTCCTTGGTGAACGCAGTGATTCCAGTATCCATCACCATGACTACTGTGTGCTTGGGGCAGGGCCTGCAGGCCTGCAGATGGGTTACTTCTTATCTCGGAGTCAGAGAGATTACATAATACTGGAGCGCAACTCTGGACCAGGAAGTTTCTTTCGGAA GTTTCCACGTCATCGGAAACTCATCAGCATCAATAAAATTTTCACAGGGAGGCAGAACAGGGAGTTTAACCTGCGCCATGATTGGAACTCCCTGCTGAGTCACAGGCCAGACCTGCTGTTTCAGAGATTCAGCCAGGACCTGTACCCTAAAGCTGATGTTTATCCTCACTACCTCTCTGTGTTTGCACAAGAACTGGGGCTGCAGGTTAAATATAACACAGATATAGGAAACATACAAGCTTTGCAGTTTGAAGGAAGTGGACATAAAGGCTACATGCTAACTGATCAGCATGGGGTAGATTATAAATGCAG AGTTCTGTTAGTGGCCACTGGGCTCTGGGTTCCAGAGGAGGTCAATTTTGTGGGCTCTAATTTAGTAGAAGGATATGAGTCCATCTCCACTGATCCTGAAGACTATAAAGATCAGGCTGTTCTGATCCTAGGCAAGGGAAACTCTGCTTTTGAAACAGCACAGAGCATTCTGGGAAGAGCGAGCCGGATCCACTTGTATAGCCCAAGCCCTGTACGACTAGCATGGCAGACACACTATGTCGGAGACCTAAG GGCTGTGAACAACGAGTTATTAGACACGTACCAGCTAAAGTCTTTGGATGGTTTAGTAGAAGGAAGACTGGAGGACATCGCTATTGTTCGTGGGGTAGGAATGAAAAGGAGAGCTGGAAAAAAGACAAGGAGGAAATTTTCGGAGAAGAAGGAGCAGCTCTATCTTACTCTCTCAGAACTTTTGGACAGTCGCAATGTCAGCCAGGGCACTAATATTTCTGTCGAAAACCTGCCTGGGTACCATGATGACAACTTCTCACTAAGACAGCCGTATGACCGTGTAATCCGTTGCCTGGGATTTCGCTTCAACTTCACCATATTTAATGT CTCTGCCTGTCCACCACGCAGCAGTGTTGCTCGTGGCCGTATGCCAACAGTGACAGCATGGTATGAGGGCAGGGGCACACCCAATCTGTTCATCCTAGGAACTGCAGCCCACTCCAGAGACTACCGAATGTCTGCTGGAGGATTTATTCATGGATTCCGCTACACGG TGCGTGCTGTGCATAAGGTCTTGGATCAGCGTTACCATAACAATGCTTGGCCAGTAACCAAACTGCACACCAGTCACCTGCTGCCATGGATTTTAAATAGAGTGAATGAAGCATCTGGACCTTACCAAATGTTTGGAGTTTTAGGGGACATTGTTTTACTGCAAGG AGCTCACTGCGAGTATCTGGAGGAGTTTCCTGTGCAGGCGCTACCTCATTTTGCTGCTTTGTCTGGTCGTCATGTCTCTCAGTACGGAATTCTGGTCGTGATCATGCAATATGGAATGAATCACACAGACACTCTTGGGCCAGGCCGTGCTGAATCAGAATGGACCAATGCCTGGAAGTCTAATTTTCTCCACCCAGTTATTTACTACTACAGAAGACTGCCTACAG AGAGAGATATGAAGCAGCGTCCAGCTGGATGGCTTCTGCCACGTCCTGATGCTGTGCATCATATGGTTGAAGACTTCCTGACTGAGTGGGACCAGCCTGTGTCTCACAGTCAGCCCTTGCGTCGCTTCCTTGAACACTGCCTTCAGACAGACCTCAGGGCATTTTATGCAG aATCCTGCTTCCAGCTTTCCCTCACCAATCTCAAGCCTCCCATCTTCTGCCTTCAAGGTTACTTAAACAAAGGAGGCATTGTGGGTAACAGGCATCTGTGGCAGCATGCCCATGAGGCAGGACTCATGCCAAAACATCATAGATTAGATCTTCCTGCTAATGATGGGTCATTTTCTGAAAACCTGTCCAATGCTGGAGCTACAGTGACTTCAACAATCAACTCTGAGCTCTAA
- the foxred2 gene encoding FAD-dependent oxidoreductase domain-containing protein 2 isoform X3, with translation MGLSLSVSCLLSLISLVLSVLGERSDSSIHHHDYCVLGAGPAGLQMGYFLSRSQRDYIILERNSGPGSFFRKFPRHRKLISINKIFTGRQNREFNLRHDWNSLLSHRPDLLFQRFSQDLYPKADVYPHYLSVFAQELGLQVKYNTDIGNIQALQFEGSGHKGYMLTDQHGVDYKCRAVNNELLDTYQLKSLDGLVEGRLEDIAIVRGVGMKRRAGKKTRRKFSEKKEQLYLTLSELLDSRNVSQGTNISVENLPGYHDDNFSLRQPYDRVIRCLGFRFNFTIFNVSACPPRSSVARGRMPTVTAWYEGRGTPNLFILGTAAHSRDYRMSAGGFIHGFRYTVRAVHKVLDQRYHNNAWPVTKLHTSHLLPWILNRVNEASGPYQMFGVLGDIVLLQGAHCEYLEEFPVQALPHFAALSGRHVSQYGILVVIMQYGMNHTDTLGPGRAESEWTNAWKSNFLHPVIYYYRRLPTERDMKQRPAGWLLPRPDAVHHMVEDFLTEWDQPVSHSQPLRRFLEHCLQTDLRAFYAESCFQLSLTNLKPPIFCLQGYLNKGGIVGNRHLWQHAHEAGLMPKHHRLDLPANDGSFSENLSNAGATVTSTINSEL, from the exons ATGGGGCTGAGCCTGTCAGTCAGCTGCCTCCTGTCACTCATTTCTCTGGTTCTAAGTGTCCTTGGTGAACGCAGTGATTCCAGTATCCATCACCATGACTACTGTGTGCTTGGGGCAGGGCCTGCAGGCCTGCAGATGGGTTACTTCTTATCTCGGAGTCAGAGAGATTACATAATACTGGAGCGCAACTCTGGACCAGGAAGTTTCTTTCGGAA GTTTCCACGTCATCGGAAACTCATCAGCATCAATAAAATTTTCACAGGGAGGCAGAACAGGGAGTTTAACCTGCGCCATGATTGGAACTCCCTGCTGAGTCACAGGCCAGACCTGCTGTTTCAGAGATTCAGCCAGGACCTGTACCCTAAAGCTGATGTTTATCCTCACTACCTCTCTGTGTTTGCACAAGAACTGGGGCTGCAGGTTAAATATAACACAGATATAGGAAACATACAAGCTTTGCAGTTTGAAGGAAGTGGACATAAAGGCTACATGCTAACTGATCAGCATGGGGTAGATTATAAATGCAG GGCTGTGAACAACGAGTTATTAGACACGTACCAGCTAAAGTCTTTGGATGGTTTAGTAGAAGGAAGACTGGAGGACATCGCTATTGTTCGTGGGGTAGGAATGAAAAGGAGAGCTGGAAAAAAGACAAGGAGGAAATTTTCGGAGAAGAAGGAGCAGCTCTATCTTACTCTCTCAGAACTTTTGGACAGTCGCAATGTCAGCCAGGGCACTAATATTTCTGTCGAAAACCTGCCTGGGTACCATGATGACAACTTCTCACTAAGACAGCCGTATGACCGTGTAATCCGTTGCCTGGGATTTCGCTTCAACTTCACCATATTTAATGT CTCTGCCTGTCCACCACGCAGCAGTGTTGCTCGTGGCCGTATGCCAACAGTGACAGCATGGTATGAGGGCAGGGGCACACCCAATCTGTTCATCCTAGGAACTGCAGCCCACTCCAGAGACTACCGAATGTCTGCTGGAGGATTTATTCATGGATTCCGCTACACGG TGCGTGCTGTGCATAAGGTCTTGGATCAGCGTTACCATAACAATGCTTGGCCAGTAACCAAACTGCACACCAGTCACCTGCTGCCATGGATTTTAAATAGAGTGAATGAAGCATCTGGACCTTACCAAATGTTTGGAGTTTTAGGGGACATTGTTTTACTGCAAGG AGCTCACTGCGAGTATCTGGAGGAGTTTCCTGTGCAGGCGCTACCTCATTTTGCTGCTTTGTCTGGTCGTCATGTCTCTCAGTACGGAATTCTGGTCGTGATCATGCAATATGGAATGAATCACACAGACACTCTTGGGCCAGGCCGTGCTGAATCAGAATGGACCAATGCCTGGAAGTCTAATTTTCTCCACCCAGTTATTTACTACTACAGAAGACTGCCTACAG AGAGAGATATGAAGCAGCGTCCAGCTGGATGGCTTCTGCCACGTCCTGATGCTGTGCATCATATGGTTGAAGACTTCCTGACTGAGTGGGACCAGCCTGTGTCTCACAGTCAGCCCTTGCGTCGCTTCCTTGAACACTGCCTTCAGACAGACCTCAGGGCATTTTATGCAG aATCCTGCTTCCAGCTTTCCCTCACCAATCTCAAGCCTCCCATCTTCTGCCTTCAAGGTTACTTAAACAAAGGAGGCATTGTGGGTAACAGGCATCTGTGGCAGCATGCCCATGAGGCAGGACTCATGCCAAAACATCATAGATTAGATCTTCCTGCTAATGATGGGTCATTTTCTGAAAACCTGTCCAATGCTGGAGCTACAGTGACTTCAACAATCAACTCTGAGCTCTAA
- the foxred2 gene encoding FAD-dependent oxidoreductase domain-containing protein 2 isoform X2 has product MGYFLSRSQRDYIILERNSGPGSFFRKFPRHRKLISINKIFTGRQNREFNLRHDWNSLLSHRPDLLFQRFSQDLYPKADVYPHYLSVFAQELGLQVKYNTDIGNIQALQFEGSGHKGYMLTDQHGVDYKCRVLLVATGLWVPEEVNFVGSNLVEGYESISTDPEDYKDQAVLILGKGNSAFETAQSILGRASRIHLYSPSPVRLAWQTHYVGDLRAVNNELLDTYQLKSLDGLVEGRLEDIAIVRGVGMKRRAGKKTRRKFSEKKEQLYLTLSELLDSRNVSQGTNISVENLPGYHDDNFSLRQPYDRVIRCLGFRFNFTIFNVSACPPRSSVARGRMPTVTAWYEGRGTPNLFILGTAAHSRDYRMSAGGFIHGFRYTVRAVHKVLDQRYHNNAWPVTKLHTSHLLPWILNRVNEASGPYQMFGVLGDIVLLQGAHCEYLEEFPVQALPHFAALSGRHVSQYGILVVIMQYGMNHTDTLGPGRAESEWTNAWKSNFLHPVIYYYRRLPTERDMKQRPAGWLLPRPDAVHHMVEDFLTEWDQPVSHSQPLRRFLEHCLQTDLRAFYAESCFQLSLTNLKPPIFCLQGYLNKGGIVGNRHLWQHAHEAGLMPKHHRLDLPANDGSFSENLSNAGATVTSTINSEL; this is encoded by the exons ATGGGTTACTTCTTATCTCGGAGTCAGAGAGATTACATAATACTGGAGCGCAACTCTGGACCAGGAAGTTTCTTTCGGAA GTTTCCACGTCATCGGAAACTCATCAGCATCAATAAAATTTTCACAGGGAGGCAGAACAGGGAGTTTAACCTGCGCCATGATTGGAACTCCCTGCTGAGTCACAGGCCAGACCTGCTGTTTCAGAGATTCAGCCAGGACCTGTACCCTAAAGCTGATGTTTATCCTCACTACCTCTCTGTGTTTGCACAAGAACTGGGGCTGCAGGTTAAATATAACACAGATATAGGAAACATACAAGCTTTGCAGTTTGAAGGAAGTGGACATAAAGGCTACATGCTAACTGATCAGCATGGGGTAGATTATAAATGCAG AGTTCTGTTAGTGGCCACTGGGCTCTGGGTTCCAGAGGAGGTCAATTTTGTGGGCTCTAATTTAGTAGAAGGATATGAGTCCATCTCCACTGATCCTGAAGACTATAAAGATCAGGCTGTTCTGATCCTAGGCAAGGGAAACTCTGCTTTTGAAACAGCACAGAGCATTCTGGGAAGAGCGAGCCGGATCCACTTGTATAGCCCAAGCCCTGTACGACTAGCATGGCAGACACACTATGTCGGAGACCTAAG GGCTGTGAACAACGAGTTATTAGACACGTACCAGCTAAAGTCTTTGGATGGTTTAGTAGAAGGAAGACTGGAGGACATCGCTATTGTTCGTGGGGTAGGAATGAAAAGGAGAGCTGGAAAAAAGACAAGGAGGAAATTTTCGGAGAAGAAGGAGCAGCTCTATCTTACTCTCTCAGAACTTTTGGACAGTCGCAATGTCAGCCAGGGCACTAATATTTCTGTCGAAAACCTGCCTGGGTACCATGATGACAACTTCTCACTAAGACAGCCGTATGACCGTGTAATCCGTTGCCTGGGATTTCGCTTCAACTTCACCATATTTAATGT CTCTGCCTGTCCACCACGCAGCAGTGTTGCTCGTGGCCGTATGCCAACAGTGACAGCATGGTATGAGGGCAGGGGCACACCCAATCTGTTCATCCTAGGAACTGCAGCCCACTCCAGAGACTACCGAATGTCTGCTGGAGGATTTATTCATGGATTCCGCTACACGG TGCGTGCTGTGCATAAGGTCTTGGATCAGCGTTACCATAACAATGCTTGGCCAGTAACCAAACTGCACACCAGTCACCTGCTGCCATGGATTTTAAATAGAGTGAATGAAGCATCTGGACCTTACCAAATGTTTGGAGTTTTAGGGGACATTGTTTTACTGCAAGG AGCTCACTGCGAGTATCTGGAGGAGTTTCCTGTGCAGGCGCTACCTCATTTTGCTGCTTTGTCTGGTCGTCATGTCTCTCAGTACGGAATTCTGGTCGTGATCATGCAATATGGAATGAATCACACAGACACTCTTGGGCCAGGCCGTGCTGAATCAGAATGGACCAATGCCTGGAAGTCTAATTTTCTCCACCCAGTTATTTACTACTACAGAAGACTGCCTACAG AGAGAGATATGAAGCAGCGTCCAGCTGGATGGCTTCTGCCACGTCCTGATGCTGTGCATCATATGGTTGAAGACTTCCTGACTGAGTGGGACCAGCCTGTGTCTCACAGTCAGCCCTTGCGTCGCTTCCTTGAACACTGCCTTCAGACAGACCTCAGGGCATTTTATGCAG aATCCTGCTTCCAGCTTTCCCTCACCAATCTCAAGCCTCCCATCTTCTGCCTTCAAGGTTACTTAAACAAAGGAGGCATTGTGGGTAACAGGCATCTGTGGCAGCATGCCCATGAGGCAGGACTCATGCCAAAACATCATAGATTAGATCTTCCTGCTAATGATGGGTCATTTTCTGAAAACCTGTCCAATGCTGGAGCTACAGTGACTTCAACAATCAACTCTGAGCTCTAA